A window of the Odocoileus virginianus isolate 20LAN1187 ecotype Illinois chromosome 20, Ovbor_1.2, whole genome shotgun sequence genome harbors these coding sequences:
- the GGN gene encoding gametogenetin isoform X2, with protein sequence MGGASGEVITEGAGHCKGAGLKERSKEMRPRTTRSGGRGRRHRSISKGDPEMGNVQSEPSAGGGSRKEQASDRSSDSRRTSLVEPEVTPSSPAMRLARGLGVLFPGSSAPPGLLVPPEPQASPSPLPLTLELPSPVTPPSEEAAAAAVSTPPPPPVGTLLPAPSKWRKPTGTPVPRIRGLLEASHRGQGDPPSLRPLPPPSRQLTEEDPDPVPRAPSPTPPPLEPRKPPLPPPSDRQPPDRRITPTLATPAATPTESQARLGSEGQTASGARSGAPPQAGEGEMARPAASEPGLSLLCKVTFKSGPPLPPAAASSSLAAKASFAGGGGGGGGLFAASGAISYAEVLKQGPLAPGASRPSGEVPRGTQKAEGGDGDGEGCSGPPSAPASLARTFPPPPYTTFPGSKPRFDWVSPPDGPERHFRFNGAGGGVWAPKRRSAAFSGPWSFTPPAPGQMHPAPGPRRPAPALLAPPMFIFPAPTNGEPVRPGPPGPPELPPPPPPPTPPPTLPPAPPPTPQPPVLQPTPLPVTLPPAPGPGPGHSESAVTPAPAPVPAPALTSALAADQAPAPAPAPAPSPAPAPTVDEPLPPAPAPVPVKTRTRRNKGPRAARAVPREDGAPGDGPRERTATTVTDSRGAGSGGSGSLPAGTANSGAARHWPPFQVLNSCPCKCYCRHQPRHRRLPRNVSA encoded by the exons ATGGGCGGGGCTTCGGGAGAAGTAATAACGGAGGGGGCGGGGCATTGTAAAGGGGCGGGGCTGAAAGAACGTTCTAAAGAGATGAGGCCTAGGACTACGAGGTCTGGGGGGCGGGGAAGAAGACACCGGAGTATTTCAAAGGGAGATCCAG AAATGGGGAACGTGCAGTCGGAGCCGTCCGCGGGCGGGGGCTCCCGAAAAGAGCAGGCCTCGGACCGGTCCTCTGACTCCCGCCGGACATCCCTGGTGGAGCCCGAGGTGACCCCCTCCTCCCCGGCCATGCGCCTGGCTCGCGGGCTGGGCGTTTTGTTCCCTGGCAGCTCCGCGCCCCCGGGACTCCTGGTACCCCCGGAGCCCCAGGCCtcaccctcacccctgcccctgaCCTTAGAACTGCCCTCGCCAGTGACGCCCCCTTCAGAGGAGGCGGCTGCGGCCGCGGTCTccacaccaccccctccccccgtgGGGACCCTGCTGCCCGCGCCGTCTAAGTGGCGAAAACCCACGGGCACTCCGGTGCCCCGGATCCGCGGTCTGCTGGAGGCGAGTCATCGCGGCCAGGGCGACCCTCCGAGCCTCCGCCCGCTGCCGCCGCCGTCCCGGCAACTAACCGAAGAGGACCCCGACCCTGTCCCGAGGGCCCCATCTCCGACTCCGCCGCCCTTGGAGCCGCGGAAGCCGCCACTACCGCCACCTTCCGACCGGCAGCCCCCGGACCGCAGAATCACTCCTACTCTGGCCACACCCGCCGCAACCCCTACAGAAAGCCAGGCAAGACTCGGCAGCGAGGGCCAGACGGCCAGCGGGGCCCGCAGCGGGGCACCTCCCCAAGCAGGCGAGGGCGAAATGGCCAGGCCTGCGGCCTCCGAGCCCGGCCTGAGTCTGTTGTGTAAAGTCACCTTCAAGTCGGGGCCCCCTCTGCCCCCTGCGGCAGCGTCGAGTTCTTTAGCCGCTAAAGCCTCTttcgcgggcggcggcggcggcggcggcggactCTTCGCCGCCTCGGGCGCCATCTCCTACGCTGAGGTCCTGAAGCAGGGACCCCTGGCTCCTGGGGCCTCTCGCCCCTCGGGAGAGGTCCCTCGGGGAACTCAGAAAGCAGAGGGCGGAGATGGAGACGGCGAGGGGTGTTCTGGACCCCCCTCGGCGCCTGCGTCCCTCGCCCGGACCTTTCCGCCACCACCTTACACCACCTTCCCTGGCTCGAAGCCCAGATTTGACTGGGTGAGCCCTCCTGATGGCCCTGAACGCCACTTTCGCTTCAATGGGGCTGGCGGAGGCGTCTGGGCACCCAAACGGCGCTCAGCCGCTTTCTCAGGGCCCTGGAGCTTCACACCGCCTGCTCCAGGGCAGATGCATCCTGCTCCCGGGCCCCGGAGGCCCGCACCCGCCTTGCTGGCGCCGCCTATGTTCATCTTCCCGGCGCCCACCAATGGCGAGCCTGTGCGCCCCGGGCCTCCCGGCCCCCCcgagctgccgccgccgccgccgccgcccacaCCACCACCCACGCTGCCTCCAGCGCCGCCTCCCACACCGCAGCCGCCCGTGCTCCAGCCAACGCCGCTGCCCGTGACGCTCCCGCCCGCCCCGGGCCCGGGCCCGGGCCACTCGGAGTCGGCCGTGACTCCCGCCCCGGCTCCCGTCCCGGCTCCCGCTCTGACCTCCGCCTTGGCTGCCGACCaggccccagccccggccccggccccggccccatCCCCGGCTCCAGCTCCCACTGTGGACGAGCCATTACCACCCGCGCCCGCGCCCGTGCCCGTTAAGACCCGCACGCGCAGGAACAAGGGTCCCCGTGCAGCCCGCGCGGTTCCGCGTGAGGATGGCGCGCCCGGAGATGGTCCCCGCGAACGTACAGCCACTACTGTGACTGACAGCCGTGGTGCAGGGAGTGGCGGCAGCGGGTCTCTTCCGGCGGGGACAGCTAATTCGGGCGCCGCGCGCCACTGGCCACCCTTCCAGGTGCTTAACTCCTGTCCCTGCAAGTGTTACTGCCGCCACCAGCCACGCCACCGCCGCCTGCCAAGAAACGTGTCTGCCTG A
- the GGN gene encoding gametogenetin isoform X1: MGGASGEVITEGAGHCKGAGLKERSKEMRPRTTRSGGRGRRHRSISKGDPEMGNVQSEPSAGGGSRKEQASDRSSDSRRTSLVEPEVTPSSPAMRLARGLGVLFPGSSAPPGLLVPPEPQASPSPLPLTLELPSPVTPPSEEAAAAAVSTPPPPPVGTLLPAPSKWRKPTGTPVPRIRGLLEASHRGQGDPPSLRPLPPPSRQLTEEDPDPVPRAPSPTPPPLEPRKPPLPPPSDRQPPDRRITPTLATPAATPTESQARLGSEGQTASGARSGAPPQAGEGEMARPAASEPGLSLLCKVTFKSGPPLPPAAASSSLAAKASFAGGGGGGGGLFAASGAISYAEVLKQGPLAPGASRPSGEVPRGTQKAEGGDGDGEGCSGPPSAPASLARTFPPPPYTTFPGSKPRFDWVSPPDGPERHFRFNGAGGGVWAPKRRSAAFSGPWSFTPPAPGQMHPAPGPRRPAPALLAPPMFIFPAPTNGEPVRPGPPGPPELPPPPPPPTPPPTLPPAPPPTPQPPVLQPTPLPVTLPPAPGPGPGHSESAVTPAPAPVPAPALTSALAADQAPAPAPAPAPSPAPAPTVDEPLPPAPAPVPVKTRTRRNKGPRAARAVPREDGAPGDGPRERTATTVTDSRGAGSGGSGSLPAGTANSGAARHWPPFQVLNSCPCKCYCRHQPRHRRLPRNVSAWLSTPTNHLSEPPWVATIKLAGSLVAGLEHYDLQATHSN, translated from the exons ATGGGCGGGGCTTCGGGAGAAGTAATAACGGAGGGGGCGGGGCATTGTAAAGGGGCGGGGCTGAAAGAACGTTCTAAAGAGATGAGGCCTAGGACTACGAGGTCTGGGGGGCGGGGAAGAAGACACCGGAGTATTTCAAAGGGAGATCCAG AAATGGGGAACGTGCAGTCGGAGCCGTCCGCGGGCGGGGGCTCCCGAAAAGAGCAGGCCTCGGACCGGTCCTCTGACTCCCGCCGGACATCCCTGGTGGAGCCCGAGGTGACCCCCTCCTCCCCGGCCATGCGCCTGGCTCGCGGGCTGGGCGTTTTGTTCCCTGGCAGCTCCGCGCCCCCGGGACTCCTGGTACCCCCGGAGCCCCAGGCCtcaccctcacccctgcccctgaCCTTAGAACTGCCCTCGCCAGTGACGCCCCCTTCAGAGGAGGCGGCTGCGGCCGCGGTCTccacaccaccccctccccccgtgGGGACCCTGCTGCCCGCGCCGTCTAAGTGGCGAAAACCCACGGGCACTCCGGTGCCCCGGATCCGCGGTCTGCTGGAGGCGAGTCATCGCGGCCAGGGCGACCCTCCGAGCCTCCGCCCGCTGCCGCCGCCGTCCCGGCAACTAACCGAAGAGGACCCCGACCCTGTCCCGAGGGCCCCATCTCCGACTCCGCCGCCCTTGGAGCCGCGGAAGCCGCCACTACCGCCACCTTCCGACCGGCAGCCCCCGGACCGCAGAATCACTCCTACTCTGGCCACACCCGCCGCAACCCCTACAGAAAGCCAGGCAAGACTCGGCAGCGAGGGCCAGACGGCCAGCGGGGCCCGCAGCGGGGCACCTCCCCAAGCAGGCGAGGGCGAAATGGCCAGGCCTGCGGCCTCCGAGCCCGGCCTGAGTCTGTTGTGTAAAGTCACCTTCAAGTCGGGGCCCCCTCTGCCCCCTGCGGCAGCGTCGAGTTCTTTAGCCGCTAAAGCCTCTttcgcgggcggcggcggcggcggcggcggactCTTCGCCGCCTCGGGCGCCATCTCCTACGCTGAGGTCCTGAAGCAGGGACCCCTGGCTCCTGGGGCCTCTCGCCCCTCGGGAGAGGTCCCTCGGGGAACTCAGAAAGCAGAGGGCGGAGATGGAGACGGCGAGGGGTGTTCTGGACCCCCCTCGGCGCCTGCGTCCCTCGCCCGGACCTTTCCGCCACCACCTTACACCACCTTCCCTGGCTCGAAGCCCAGATTTGACTGGGTGAGCCCTCCTGATGGCCCTGAACGCCACTTTCGCTTCAATGGGGCTGGCGGAGGCGTCTGGGCACCCAAACGGCGCTCAGCCGCTTTCTCAGGGCCCTGGAGCTTCACACCGCCTGCTCCAGGGCAGATGCATCCTGCTCCCGGGCCCCGGAGGCCCGCACCCGCCTTGCTGGCGCCGCCTATGTTCATCTTCCCGGCGCCCACCAATGGCGAGCCTGTGCGCCCCGGGCCTCCCGGCCCCCCcgagctgccgccgccgccgccgccgcccacaCCACCACCCACGCTGCCTCCAGCGCCGCCTCCCACACCGCAGCCGCCCGTGCTCCAGCCAACGCCGCTGCCCGTGACGCTCCCGCCCGCCCCGGGCCCGGGCCCGGGCCACTCGGAGTCGGCCGTGACTCCCGCCCCGGCTCCCGTCCCGGCTCCCGCTCTGACCTCCGCCTTGGCTGCCGACCaggccccagccccggccccggccccggccccatCCCCGGCTCCAGCTCCCACTGTGGACGAGCCATTACCACCCGCGCCCGCGCCCGTGCCCGTTAAGACCCGCACGCGCAGGAACAAGGGTCCCCGTGCAGCCCGCGCGGTTCCGCGTGAGGATGGCGCGCCCGGAGATGGTCCCCGCGAACGTACAGCCACTACTGTGACTGACAGCCGTGGTGCAGGGAGTGGCGGCAGCGGGTCTCTTCCGGCGGGGACAGCTAATTCGGGCGCCGCGCGCCACTGGCCACCCTTCCAGGTGCTTAACTCCTGTCCCTGCAAGTGTTACTGCCGCCACCAGCCACGCCACCGCCGCCTGCCAAGAAACGTGTCTGCCTG GCTGAGCACGCCCACCAACCACCTGAGTGAGCCACCCTGGGTTGCCACCATCAAGTTGGCCGGCTCCCTGGTAGCCGGGCTGGAGCACTATGACTTGCAGGCTACCCATTCCAACTGA
- the GGN gene encoding gametogenetin isoform X4, translated as MGGASGEVITEGAGHCKGAGLKERSKEMRPRTTRSGGRGRRHRSISKGDPEMGNVQSEPSAGGGSRKEQASDRSSDSRRTSLVEPEVTPSSPAMRLARGLGVLFPGSSAPPGLLVPPEPQASPSPLPLTLELPSPVTPPSEEAAAAAVSTPPPPPVGTLLPAPSKWRKPTGTPVPRIRGLLEASHRGQGDPPSLRPLPPPSRQLTEEDPDPVPRAPSPTPPPLEPRKPPLPPPSDRQPPDRRITPTLATPAATPTESQARLGSEGQTASGARSGAPPQAGEGEMARPAASEPGLSLLCKVTFKSGPPLPPAAASSSLAAKASFAGGGGGGGGLFAASGAISYAEVLKQGPLAPGASRPSGEVPRGTQKAEGGDGDGEGCSGPPSAPASLARTFPPPPYTTFPGSKPRFDWVSPPDGPERHFRFNGAGGGVWAPKRRSAAFSGPWSFTPPAPGQMHPAPGPRRPAPALLAPPMFIFPAPTNGEPVRPGPPGPPELPPPPPPPTPPPTLPPAPPPTPQPPVLQPTPLPVTLPPAPGPGPGHSESAVTPAPAPVPAPALTSALAADQAPAPAPAPAPSPAPAPTVDEPLPPAPAPVPVKTRTRRNKGPRAARAVPREDGAPGDGPRERTATTVTDSRGAGSGGSGSLPAGTANSGAARHWPPFQAEHAHQPPE; from the exons ATGGGCGGGGCTTCGGGAGAAGTAATAACGGAGGGGGCGGGGCATTGTAAAGGGGCGGGGCTGAAAGAACGTTCTAAAGAGATGAGGCCTAGGACTACGAGGTCTGGGGGGCGGGGAAGAAGACACCGGAGTATTTCAAAGGGAGATCCAG AAATGGGGAACGTGCAGTCGGAGCCGTCCGCGGGCGGGGGCTCCCGAAAAGAGCAGGCCTCGGACCGGTCCTCTGACTCCCGCCGGACATCCCTGGTGGAGCCCGAGGTGACCCCCTCCTCCCCGGCCATGCGCCTGGCTCGCGGGCTGGGCGTTTTGTTCCCTGGCAGCTCCGCGCCCCCGGGACTCCTGGTACCCCCGGAGCCCCAGGCCtcaccctcacccctgcccctgaCCTTAGAACTGCCCTCGCCAGTGACGCCCCCTTCAGAGGAGGCGGCTGCGGCCGCGGTCTccacaccaccccctccccccgtgGGGACCCTGCTGCCCGCGCCGTCTAAGTGGCGAAAACCCACGGGCACTCCGGTGCCCCGGATCCGCGGTCTGCTGGAGGCGAGTCATCGCGGCCAGGGCGACCCTCCGAGCCTCCGCCCGCTGCCGCCGCCGTCCCGGCAACTAACCGAAGAGGACCCCGACCCTGTCCCGAGGGCCCCATCTCCGACTCCGCCGCCCTTGGAGCCGCGGAAGCCGCCACTACCGCCACCTTCCGACCGGCAGCCCCCGGACCGCAGAATCACTCCTACTCTGGCCACACCCGCCGCAACCCCTACAGAAAGCCAGGCAAGACTCGGCAGCGAGGGCCAGACGGCCAGCGGGGCCCGCAGCGGGGCACCTCCCCAAGCAGGCGAGGGCGAAATGGCCAGGCCTGCGGCCTCCGAGCCCGGCCTGAGTCTGTTGTGTAAAGTCACCTTCAAGTCGGGGCCCCCTCTGCCCCCTGCGGCAGCGTCGAGTTCTTTAGCCGCTAAAGCCTCTttcgcgggcggcggcggcggcggcggcggactCTTCGCCGCCTCGGGCGCCATCTCCTACGCTGAGGTCCTGAAGCAGGGACCCCTGGCTCCTGGGGCCTCTCGCCCCTCGGGAGAGGTCCCTCGGGGAACTCAGAAAGCAGAGGGCGGAGATGGAGACGGCGAGGGGTGTTCTGGACCCCCCTCGGCGCCTGCGTCCCTCGCCCGGACCTTTCCGCCACCACCTTACACCACCTTCCCTGGCTCGAAGCCCAGATTTGACTGGGTGAGCCCTCCTGATGGCCCTGAACGCCACTTTCGCTTCAATGGGGCTGGCGGAGGCGTCTGGGCACCCAAACGGCGCTCAGCCGCTTTCTCAGGGCCCTGGAGCTTCACACCGCCTGCTCCAGGGCAGATGCATCCTGCTCCCGGGCCCCGGAGGCCCGCACCCGCCTTGCTGGCGCCGCCTATGTTCATCTTCCCGGCGCCCACCAATGGCGAGCCTGTGCGCCCCGGGCCTCCCGGCCCCCCcgagctgccgccgccgccgccgccgcccacaCCACCACCCACGCTGCCTCCAGCGCCGCCTCCCACACCGCAGCCGCCCGTGCTCCAGCCAACGCCGCTGCCCGTGACGCTCCCGCCCGCCCCGGGCCCGGGCCCGGGCCACTCGGAGTCGGCCGTGACTCCCGCCCCGGCTCCCGTCCCGGCTCCCGCTCTGACCTCCGCCTTGGCTGCCGACCaggccccagccccggccccggccccggccccatCCCCGGCTCCAGCTCCCACTGTGGACGAGCCATTACCACCCGCGCCCGCGCCCGTGCCCGTTAAGACCCGCACGCGCAGGAACAAGGGTCCCCGTGCAGCCCGCGCGGTTCCGCGTGAGGATGGCGCGCCCGGAGATGGTCCCCGCGAACGTACAGCCACTACTGTGACTGACAGCCGTGGTGCAGGGAGTGGCGGCAGCGGGTCTCTTCCGGCGGGGACAGCTAATTCGGGCGCCGCGCGCCACTGGCCACCCTTCCAG GCTGAGCACGCCCACCAACCACCTGAGTGA
- the GGN gene encoding gametogenetin isoform X3, whose product MGNVQSEPSAGGGSRKEQASDRSSDSRRTSLVEPEVTPSSPAMRLARGLGVLFPGSSAPPGLLVPPEPQASPSPLPLTLELPSPVTPPSEEAAAAAVSTPPPPPVGTLLPAPSKWRKPTGTPVPRIRGLLEASHRGQGDPPSLRPLPPPSRQLTEEDPDPVPRAPSPTPPPLEPRKPPLPPPSDRQPPDRRITPTLATPAATPTESQARLGSEGQTASGARSGAPPQAGEGEMARPAASEPGLSLLCKVTFKSGPPLPPAAASSSLAAKASFAGGGGGGGGLFAASGAISYAEVLKQGPLAPGASRPSGEVPRGTQKAEGGDGDGEGCSGPPSAPASLARTFPPPPYTTFPGSKPRFDWVSPPDGPERHFRFNGAGGGVWAPKRRSAAFSGPWSFTPPAPGQMHPAPGPRRPAPALLAPPMFIFPAPTNGEPVRPGPPGPPELPPPPPPPTPPPTLPPAPPPTPQPPVLQPTPLPVTLPPAPGPGPGHSESAVTPAPAPVPAPALTSALAADQAPAPAPAPAPSPAPAPTVDEPLPPAPAPVPVKTRTRRNKGPRAARAVPREDGAPGDGPRERTATTVTDSRGAGSGGSGSLPAGTANSGAARHWPPFQVLNSCPCKCYCRHQPRHRRLPRNVSAWLSTPTNHLSEPPWVATIKLAGSLVAGLEHYDLQATHSN is encoded by the exons ATGGGGAACGTGCAGTCGGAGCCGTCCGCGGGCGGGGGCTCCCGAAAAGAGCAGGCCTCGGACCGGTCCTCTGACTCCCGCCGGACATCCCTGGTGGAGCCCGAGGTGACCCCCTCCTCCCCGGCCATGCGCCTGGCTCGCGGGCTGGGCGTTTTGTTCCCTGGCAGCTCCGCGCCCCCGGGACTCCTGGTACCCCCGGAGCCCCAGGCCtcaccctcacccctgcccctgaCCTTAGAACTGCCCTCGCCAGTGACGCCCCCTTCAGAGGAGGCGGCTGCGGCCGCGGTCTccacaccaccccctccccccgtgGGGACCCTGCTGCCCGCGCCGTCTAAGTGGCGAAAACCCACGGGCACTCCGGTGCCCCGGATCCGCGGTCTGCTGGAGGCGAGTCATCGCGGCCAGGGCGACCCTCCGAGCCTCCGCCCGCTGCCGCCGCCGTCCCGGCAACTAACCGAAGAGGACCCCGACCCTGTCCCGAGGGCCCCATCTCCGACTCCGCCGCCCTTGGAGCCGCGGAAGCCGCCACTACCGCCACCTTCCGACCGGCAGCCCCCGGACCGCAGAATCACTCCTACTCTGGCCACACCCGCCGCAACCCCTACAGAAAGCCAGGCAAGACTCGGCAGCGAGGGCCAGACGGCCAGCGGGGCCCGCAGCGGGGCACCTCCCCAAGCAGGCGAGGGCGAAATGGCCAGGCCTGCGGCCTCCGAGCCCGGCCTGAGTCTGTTGTGTAAAGTCACCTTCAAGTCGGGGCCCCCTCTGCCCCCTGCGGCAGCGTCGAGTTCTTTAGCCGCTAAAGCCTCTttcgcgggcggcggcggcggcggcggcggactCTTCGCCGCCTCGGGCGCCATCTCCTACGCTGAGGTCCTGAAGCAGGGACCCCTGGCTCCTGGGGCCTCTCGCCCCTCGGGAGAGGTCCCTCGGGGAACTCAGAAAGCAGAGGGCGGAGATGGAGACGGCGAGGGGTGTTCTGGACCCCCCTCGGCGCCTGCGTCCCTCGCCCGGACCTTTCCGCCACCACCTTACACCACCTTCCCTGGCTCGAAGCCCAGATTTGACTGGGTGAGCCCTCCTGATGGCCCTGAACGCCACTTTCGCTTCAATGGGGCTGGCGGAGGCGTCTGGGCACCCAAACGGCGCTCAGCCGCTTTCTCAGGGCCCTGGAGCTTCACACCGCCTGCTCCAGGGCAGATGCATCCTGCTCCCGGGCCCCGGAGGCCCGCACCCGCCTTGCTGGCGCCGCCTATGTTCATCTTCCCGGCGCCCACCAATGGCGAGCCTGTGCGCCCCGGGCCTCCCGGCCCCCCcgagctgccgccgccgccgccgccgcccacaCCACCACCCACGCTGCCTCCAGCGCCGCCTCCCACACCGCAGCCGCCCGTGCTCCAGCCAACGCCGCTGCCCGTGACGCTCCCGCCCGCCCCGGGCCCGGGCCCGGGCCACTCGGAGTCGGCCGTGACTCCCGCCCCGGCTCCCGTCCCGGCTCCCGCTCTGACCTCCGCCTTGGCTGCCGACCaggccccagccccggccccggccccggccccatCCCCGGCTCCAGCTCCCACTGTGGACGAGCCATTACCACCCGCGCCCGCGCCCGTGCCCGTTAAGACCCGCACGCGCAGGAACAAGGGTCCCCGTGCAGCCCGCGCGGTTCCGCGTGAGGATGGCGCGCCCGGAGATGGTCCCCGCGAACGTACAGCCACTACTGTGACTGACAGCCGTGGTGCAGGGAGTGGCGGCAGCGGGTCTCTTCCGGCGGGGACAGCTAATTCGGGCGCCGCGCGCCACTGGCCACCCTTCCAGGTGCTTAACTCCTGTCCCTGCAAGTGTTACTGCCGCCACCAGCCACGCCACCGCCGCCTGCCAAGAAACGTGTCTGCCTG GCTGAGCACGCCCACCAACCACCTGAGTGAGCCACCCTGGGTTGCCACCATCAAGTTGGCCGGCTCCCTGGTAGCCGGGCTGGAGCACTATGACTTGCAGGCTACCCATTCCAACTGA
- the PSMD8 gene encoding 26S proteasome non-ATPase regulatory subunit 8 — translation MAATAVNGVAGTSSSGAAAASGAILQAAAGMYEQLKGEWNRKSPNLSKCGEELGRLKLVLLELNFLPTTGTKLTKQQLILARDILEIGAQWSILRKDIPSFERYMAQLKCYYFDYKEQLPESAYMHQLLGLNLLFLLSQNRVAEFHTELERLPAKDIQTNVYIKHPVSLEQYLMEGSYNKVFLAKGNIPAESYTFFIDILLDTIRDEIAGCIEKAYEKILFTEATRILFFNTPKKMTDYAKKRGWVLGLNNYYSFASQQQKPEDTTIPSTELAKQVIEYARQLEMIV, via the exons ATGGCGGCCACGGCGGTGAACGGGGTGGCCGGCACCTCGAGCTCGGGGGCTGCGGCGGCCTCGGGCGCAATCCTGCAAGCCGCGGCCGGCATGTACGAGCAGCTCAAGGGAGAGTGGAACCGGAAAAGCCCTAATCTTAGCAAGTGCGGGGAAGAGCTGGGCCGTCTCAAG CTGGTTTTGTTGGAGCTCAACTTCCTGCCAACCACAGGGACCAAACTGACCAAGCAGCAGCTCATTCTGGCCC GTGACATACTGGAGATCGGGGCTCAGTGGAGTATCCTACGCAAGGACATCCCCTCCTTCGAGCGGTACATGGCCCAGCTCAAATGCTACTACTTCGATTACAA GGAGCAGCTCCCAGAGTCAGCCTACATGCACCAGCTCCTGGGCCTCAACCTCCTCTTCCTGCTGTCCCAGAACCGGGTGGCTGAGTTCCACACAGAGTTGGAGCGGCTGCCTGCCAAGGACATCCAGACCAACGTGTACATCAAACATCCAGTGTCCCTTGAGCAA TACCTGATGGAGGGCAGCTACAACAAGGTATTCCTGGCCAAAGGCAACATTCCTGCTGAGAGCTACACTTTCTTCATCGACATCCTGCTTGACACTATCAG GGATGAGATTGCTGGTTGTATCGAGAAGGCCTATGAGAAAATCCTCTTCACTGAGGCCACCCGGATCCTCTTCTTCAACACACCCAAAAAGATGACAGACTACGCCAAGAAG CGAGGGTGGGTCCTGGGCCTCAACAACTACTACAGCTTTGCCAGCCAGCAGCAGAAGCCAGAAGATACCACCATCCCTTCCACCGAGCTGGCCAAACAGGTCATCGAGTATGCCCGGCAACTGGAGATGATCGTCTGA